DNA from Candidatus Nezhaarchaeota archaeon:
TCAGTTTACCTAGAAAGCTGGGGGTCGTGGCCTTAATGCTCATATGGCTAGCCTGCCTACCCATCCCTCCGTGGCTCTAGCCCTTAAGAAGCGCTTATATCGGCCCGCCCCCTCTCTCTAACTGGGCTCAGCTATTACTTCGCGAGGGTGGCTCGAGGCTAAAGCTAAGCTGGCTGAGGAGGCCGCCGTCATCCTATACGAGGCCCAGGCCCTCCTCTTCGGCTCCTTTAAGCTAACTTCTGGGCTAGACAGCCCCTACTACATAGACATGAGGGTTATTCCAAGCCACCCGCAGATGTTCGACAGGCTCTGCGACATATACTGTAGAGTGATAGCGGAAGAGGTGGAGGGCTTCGATAGAGTAGCCGGGGTCCCTACCGCGGGAGTGCCCTTTGCTACCTTAGTGGCTTACAAGCTCAAGAAGCCCCTGATCTACGTTAGGAAGCAGCAGAAGCTACACGGCCAGCTAAAGATGGTTGAGGGCGTACTAAGCCCAGGGGACAGAGTGTTGCTAGTGGACGACCTAGTGTCCACGGGCGACAGCGCCCTTAAGACCATTAAGGCCGTTAGGGAGGCCGGGGGGGAAGTTAAGGACGTGGTCGTCCTAGTCGATAGGGAGCAGGGGGCTGAGCCGCTCCTAGCTAAAGAGGGGGTTAGGCTGCACGCCCTAGTGAAGGTCACTGAGGCGGCTAGGATACTACGCGCTAAGGGCCTCCTGGAGAGAGATAAGTACGAGGTAATAGTGAGCTACGTCAGGGGGGGCTCCCTTGCCCCTCGACTTAGTCATTAAGGGAG
Protein-coding regions in this window:
- the pyrE gene encoding orotate phosphoribosyltransferase; amino-acid sequence: MLYEAQALLFGSFKLTSGLDSPYYIDMRVIPSHPQMFDRLCDIYCRVIAEEVEGFDRVAGVPTAGVPFATLVAYKLKKPLIYVRKQQKLHGQLKMVEGVLSPGDRVLLVDDLVSTGDSALKTIKAVREAGGEVKDVVVLVDREQGAEPLLAKEGVRLHALVKVTEAARILRAKGLLERDKYEVIVSYVRGGSLAPRLSH